In the Theobroma cacao cultivar B97-61/B2 chromosome 1, Criollo_cocoa_genome_V2, whole genome shotgun sequence genome, one interval contains:
- the LOC18611545 gene encoding uncharacterized protein LOC18611545 has protein sequence MDSLPLPFIIFLITLFTPLHTSSAPGSACRSTCGSLQVKYPFGTGYGCGSPRFQPYVTCSSDRLLLTTHTGSYPITSVSYKDSTLIITPPYMSTCSSMQQSLNLGLDWASPFQLGPSIFLLLSCTPPTSSLTIKGSPVCDPSSSDLCASIYSCPSVVSLGLHLFPPTNTCCVYSPANFNSKGELDLRAMKCIGYASIASFQDSPTDPSRWQYGVTLKYTNGAFDDYYMNNKCNTCEDSGGLCGYSPPSNSFVCACKNGFNTTTACYNNYNPIQDDEDQGITWSSTLLPTWKIWLGLLAGLTYCLAA, from the exons ATGGATAGTCTTCCTCTTCCCTTCATCATCTTCCTGATCACCCTCTTCACTCCCCTGCACACTTCATCAGCCCCTGGCTCAGCATGCCGGTCCACATGCGGCTCTCTTCAGGTCAAGTACCCCTTTGGCACCGGCTACGGCTGCGGCTCTCCCCGGTTTCAACCCTATGTAACTTGCAGCTCCGACCGTCTCCTCCTGACAACTCATACAGGCTCTTACCCCATCACCTCCGTATCTTACAAAGATTCAACCCTTATCATAACCCCGCCGTACATGTCCACATGCAGCTCCATGCAACAATCACTCAACTTGGGCCTTGACTGGGCCAGCCCTTTCCAGCTAGGTCCATCAATTTTCCTCCTCCTCTCCTGCACTCCCCCTACGTCCTCCCTCACCATCAAGGGCTCTCCTGTCTGTGATCCTTCCTCCTCAGACCTCTGCGCCTCTATCTACTCTTGCCCTTCCGTCGTCAGCCTCGGCCTCCATTTGTTCCCGCCTACCAACACTTGCTGCGTGTACTCGCCGGCGAATTTTAACAGCAAAGGTGAGTTGGACCTGCGTGCAATGAAATGTATAGGGTATGCATCAATTGCCTCTTTTCAGGATTCTCCAACAGACCCTAGTAGATGGCAGTACGGGGTGACATTGAAGTATACCAATGGAGCGTTTGATGATTATTACATGAACAACAAATGTAATACTTGTGAGGATAGTGGTGGTCTTTGTGGATATTCTCCTCCTAGTAATTCATTTGTCTGCGCATGTAAGAATGGCTTCAATACAACTACAGCTTGCTACAATAACTACAATCCGATTCAGGATGACGAGGATCAGGGGATTACTTGGAGTTCCACTTTATTACCAACCT GGAAGATTTGGCTGGGATTATTAGCTGGTCTGACTTACTGCCTTGCTGCTTGa
- the LOC18611546 gene encoding uncharacterized hydrolase YugF isoform X2: MAKCFSFTATRDWCYRYSFSNAGLRSSTTDLGDGTVMHVWAPKAHIQSKPTLVLIHGIGANAMWQWNDFVSPLMSGFNVYVPDLLFFGESYTTRPERSEQFQAQCVMRVMDAYGVTVMSVVGISYGGFVGYSMAAQFKERLDKLVLCCAGVCLEEKDMEKGMFKVKSVDEAISMLLAQTPDKMRELMKISFHKPTKGIPSCFLNDFIHVMCTEYLQERKELIQALHKDRKLSDLPKITQPTLIIWGEHDQIFPLELGHRLKRHLGDNAELVIIKNAGHAINVEKPKELYKHMKSFLINPLPPVKQGNYSNDRKTD; this comes from the exons atggcTAAGTGTTTCAGCTTTACTGCAACGCGGGACTGGTGCTACCGTTACAGCTTCTCCAACGCTGGCCTGCGATCATCGACGACGGACCTCGGAGACGGCACCGTCATGCACGTTTGGGCACCCAAAGCCCATATTCAATCCAAGCCCACGTTAGTCCTCATCCACGGCATAGGTGCCAATGCAATGTGGCAATGGAACGACTTCGTTTCCCCTCTCATGTCCGGCTTCAACGTCTACGTCCCGGACCTCCTCTTCTTCGGAGAATCCTATACGACCCGACCCGAAAGGTCGGAGCAGTTCCAGGCCCAGTGTGTCATGCGGGTCATGGACGCCTATGGTGTTACGGTTATGAGCGTTGTTGGGATTAGTTATGGCGGCTTTGTTGGTTATAGTATGGCTGCGCAGTTTAAGGAGAGATTGGATAAGTTGGTGCTATGTTGCGCTGGGGTGTGTTTGGAAGAGAAAGATATGGAGAAAGGGATGTTTAAAGTGAAGAGTGTGGATGAGGCTATTAGTATGTTGTTGGCCCAAACGCCAGATAAGATGAGGGAGTTGATGAAGATTTCGTTTCATAAGCCTACTAAAGGAATTCCTTCTTGTTTTTTAAACGATTTCATCCAT GTCATGTGCACAGAATACCTGCAAGAGCGAAAAGAGTTGATCCAAGCATTACACAAGGACAGAAAACTATCAGATCTGCCAAAGATAACCCAG CCAACACTAATAATTTGGGGAGAACATGACCAAATATTCCCTTTGGAATTGGGACACAGATTGAAAAG GCATCTGGGAGACAATGCAGAACTAGTGATCATAAAGAATGCAGGGCATGCCATCAATGTAGAGAAGCCTAAAGAGCTATACAAGCATATGAAATCTTTCCTTATTAATCCGCTTCCTCCAGTTAAGCAAGGAAACTACAGCAATGACCGTAAAACAGATTGA
- the LOC18611546 gene encoding uncharacterized hydrolase YugF isoform X1 — protein sequence MAKCFSFTATRDWCYRYSFSNAGLRSSTTDLGDGTVMHVWAPKAHIQSKPTLVLIHGIGANAMWQWNDFVSPLMSGFNVYVPDLLFFGESYTTRPERSEQFQAQCVMRVMDAYGVTVMSVVGISYGGFVGYSMAAQFKERLDKLVLCCAGVCLEEKDMEKGMFKVKSVDEAISMLLAQTPDKMRELMKISFHKPTKGIPSCFLNDFIHVMCTEYLQERKELIQALHKDRKLSDLPKITQPTLIIWGEHDQIFPLELGHRLKSLIVILCCQCRHLGDNAELVIIKNAGHAINVEKPKELYKHMKSFLINPLPPVKQGNYSNDRKTD from the exons atggcTAAGTGTTTCAGCTTTACTGCAACGCGGGACTGGTGCTACCGTTACAGCTTCTCCAACGCTGGCCTGCGATCATCGACGACGGACCTCGGAGACGGCACCGTCATGCACGTTTGGGCACCCAAAGCCCATATTCAATCCAAGCCCACGTTAGTCCTCATCCACGGCATAGGTGCCAATGCAATGTGGCAATGGAACGACTTCGTTTCCCCTCTCATGTCCGGCTTCAACGTCTACGTCCCGGACCTCCTCTTCTTCGGAGAATCCTATACGACCCGACCCGAAAGGTCGGAGCAGTTCCAGGCCCAGTGTGTCATGCGGGTCATGGACGCCTATGGTGTTACGGTTATGAGCGTTGTTGGGATTAGTTATGGCGGCTTTGTTGGTTATAGTATGGCTGCGCAGTTTAAGGAGAGATTGGATAAGTTGGTGCTATGTTGCGCTGGGGTGTGTTTGGAAGAGAAAGATATGGAGAAAGGGATGTTTAAAGTGAAGAGTGTGGATGAGGCTATTAGTATGTTGTTGGCCCAAACGCCAGATAAGATGAGGGAGTTGATGAAGATTTCGTTTCATAAGCCTACTAAAGGAATTCCTTCTTGTTTTTTAAACGATTTCATCCAT GTCATGTGCACAGAATACCTGCAAGAGCGAAAAGAGTTGATCCAAGCATTACACAAGGACAGAAAACTATCAGATCTGCCAAAGATAACCCAG CCAACACTAATAATTTGGGGAGAACATGACCAAATATTCCCTTTGGAATTGGGACACAGATTGAAAAG TTTAATTGTGATCTTATGCTGCCAATGCAGGCATCTGGGAGACAATGCAGAACTAGTGATCATAAAGAATGCAGGGCATGCCATCAATGTAGAGAAGCCTAAAGAGCTATACAAGCATATGAAATCTTTCCTTATTAATCCGCTTCCTCCAGTTAAGCAAGGAAACTACAGCAATGACCGTAAAACAGATTGA
- the LOC18611547 gene encoding pentatricopeptide repeat-containing protein At4g39952, mitochondrial, protein MLKLKATQMLRHFPSTSLQLSSCSTSGYLNCQLHSFLSNNPSSSTLQSLLQSHALIITTGNSTNNIFIASKLISLYAFFNKPHFSTKVFDSLSIPAKDTFLWNSIIKSHFSNGNYAESFEYHLKMRLHNTPPNDFTIPMVASACAELRWEGCGKYVHGLTLKFGLFAENSAVGSSFVYMYAKCGSMGDACLVFDEIIVKDVVAWTALVIGYVQNGESEKALKRLRDMHRVGGDGEKRPNFRTLEGGLQACGSLCALYEGKCLHGFVVKTGLGFYPVVQSSILSMYSRCGSVGDSYASFSEVVHKDIISWTSIIGVYARFGFLKECLDLISKMQVDGLCADGILISSIVLGFGNFMSVCDGKAFHGLLIRRNFLLDQIVHNALLSMYCKFGLLSIAEKLFGIIPNCNKESWNIMVSGYCKNGQEEKSIELFREMQHLGIETDLNSFVSVIFSCSELGAIRIGHSLHCNIVKSYMVDNITIANSLIDMYGKNGNLTIAWRIFNQTQRDIIPWNTMMSAYTRCGHFSEAIALFDQMISGNLTPNLATLLTVLSACSHLASWEKGEIIHCYIKEEGYELCQSLATALIDMYAKCGQLENSRELFNSMKEKDAVSWNVMISGYGMHGDAKSALEIYQQMEKSNVKPNALTFLSLLNSCAHAGLVEEGKFLFGRMEHYFLKPNLKHYACMVDLLGRSGNLQDAEALVMSMPISPDGGIWGALLSACVVHNEIEMGVRIAKCAIASDPENDGYYILISNMCSSMGWWEEAERTREIMKERGIGKKAGWSAM, encoded by the coding sequence ATGCTAAAACTCAAAGCAACCCAAATGTTGAGACACTTTCCCTCCACGTCTCTTCAACTCTCATCTTGTTCAACTTCTGGCTACCTTAACTGTCAACTGCACTCTTTCCTCTCCAACAACCCCTCCTCATCAACTCTCCAATCCCTTCTCCAATCCCATGCTCTCATTATCACCACTGGCAACTCAACCAACAACATTTTCATAGCCTCAAAGCTTATCTCTTTATATGCCTTTTTCAACAAACCCCATTTTTCCACCAAAGTTTTTGATTCACTTTCCATCCCAGCAAAGGACACCTTTCTTTGGAATTCAATTATCAAATCCCATTTCTCCAATGGAAACTACGCTGAATCTTTTGAGTACCATCTTAAAATGAGGTTGCATAACACCCCACCTAATGATTTCACTATTCCCATGGTTGCTTCTGCCTGTGCTGAGCTCAGATGGGAAGGTTGTGGGAAATATGTTCATGGGTTGACCTTAAAATTTGGCCTTTTCGCGGAAAATTCCGCGGTTGGGTCTTCTTTTGTGTATATGTATGCAAAGTGTGGTTCAATGGGGGATGCTTGtcttgtgtttgatgaaattATTGTTAAAGATGTGGTTGCTTGGACAGCTCTTGTAATTGGATATGTACAAAATGGGGAGAGTGAGAAGGCTTTGAAGCGTCTTCGTGATATGCATAGGGTCGGTGGGGATGGTGAAAAAAGGCCAAATTTTAGGACTTTAGAAGGTGGACTTCAGGCTTGTGGGAGTTTATGTGCTTTGTATGAAGGTAAATGTTTACATGGTTTTGTGGTGAAAACTGGACTTGGATTTTATCCAGTTGTTCAATCTTCGATTTTGTCTATGTATTCTAGGTGTGGGAGTGTTGGGGATTCATATGCTTCATTTTCCGAAGTCGTTCATAAAGATATTATCTCATGGACATCGATTATTGGTGTGTATGCTAGATTTGGTTTTTTGAAGGAATGCTTAGATTTGATTTCCAAAATGCAGGTTGATGGTTTATGTGCAGATGGAATTTTGATTAGTTCGattgttttgggttttggaaATTTCATGAGTGTATGCGATGGAAAGGCATTTCATGGATTACTCATAAGGAGGAATTTTCTGTTAGATCAGATAGTTCATAATGCATTGCTATCCATGTACTGCAAGTTTGGACTCTTATCAATAGCAGAGAAACTCTTCGGCATAATACCTAATTGCAACAAAGAGTCTTGGAATATAATGGTTTCCGGCTATTGTAAGAATggacaagaagaaaaaagtattgaattgtttaGAGAAATGCAACATCTTGGCATTGAAACTGATTTAAACAGTTTTGTCTCTGTGATTTTCTCATGTTCAGAGCTAGGAGCAATCCGCATTGGCCACTCTCTGCATTGCAACATAGTTAAAAGTTACATGGTTGACAACATCACAATTGCCAATTCCCTCATAGATATGTATGGGAAAAATGGAAATTTAACCATTGCATGGAGGATATTTAATCAGACACAAAGAGATATTATCCCATGGAACACAATGATGTCAGCCTATACTCGTTGTGGGCATTTTTCTGAGGCTATTGCCTTGTTTGATCAAATGATTTCGGGAAACTTGACGCCCAACTTGGCAACGTTGTTAACTGTGCTTTCAGCTTGTTCTCATCTTGCATCATGGGAGAAAGGGGAAATAATTCATTGTTACATCAAGGAAGAAGGATATGAGCTCTGTCAATCTCTTGCTACTGCATTAATTGACATGTATGCAAAATGTGGGCAACTTGAGAATTCGAGAGAGTTATTCAACTcaatgaaggaaaaagatgCAGTGTCTTGGAATGTAATGATTTCAGGTTATGGAATGCATGGAGATGCAAAATCAGCACTTGAGATTTACCAGCAGATGGAGAAATCAAATGTTAAACCTAATGCTCttacctttctttctcttctcaaTTCTTGTGCCCATGCAGGCCTTGTTGAAGAAGGGAAGTTTTTGTTTGGTAGAATGGAACATTATTTTCTAAAGCCAAATTTGAAGCATTATGCTTGCATGGTGGACCTTCTTGGCAGATCAGGTAATCTTCAGGATGCTGAAGCCCTGGTTATGTCAATGCCCATCTCACCTGATGGGGGTATCTGGGGAGCTTTGCTAAGTGCTTGTGTTGTTCATAATGAAATTGAGATGGGAGTGAGGATAGCGAAGTGTGCTATTGCTTCTGACCCTGAGAATGATGGGTACTATATTTTGATTTCGAACATGTGTAGTTCTATGGGATGGTGGGAGGAGGCAGAACGGACCAGAGAAATAATGAAGGAAAGGGGCATAGGGAAAAAAGCTGGTTGGAGTGCAATGTAA